The following are encoded in a window of Methanobacterium formicicum genomic DNA:
- a CDS encoding glycosyltransferase family 4 protein has protein sequence MIYIVSLQYSPVFKSLCFALGNQLEEKGMKVKYILSSHYEWMVSKNRNIKFIGNSKDIATILHDSINYRNFNRIKKLVLTDKPQWVYFFNIHPFFNNYIARLVNKYGGTVIQHIHEPYVENKNHYGTFQKRWLYLFEYIQGNILKKCDVVILSSQEACGLFNKRYSGFKGKKIIIPLLYEDLGKDLIHSERKYLNFIGPPVTAKNPEKFLEIVSNSRSMGFNFLIISREKINDKKYYQYDNLEVFQNEKISDNSLGNFMKKSILTITPYKTARQSAVVATAFMYGTPVLATNIGGLNESIIHKKTGYLVDIDSDISEWVNGLVYIKNNIKRLSKDSRDFFEKNYSEINWPKYFKEVFEISD, from the coding sequence ATGATTTATATTGTAAGTTTGCAATACAGTCCTGTTTTCAAGTCATTGTGTTTTGCGCTTGGAAATCAACTTGAAGAAAAAGGAATGAAAGTGAAATATATCTTAAGTTCTCACTATGAGTGGATGGTATCAAAAAATCGCAATATCAAATTTATTGGTAATTCGAAGGACATTGCAACGATTTTACATGATTCTATCAATTATAGAAATTTTAATAGAATTAAAAAACTTGTGTTAACAGATAAACCACAATGGGTTTATTTTTTTAATATTCATCCATTTTTTAATAATTATATTGCAAGGTTAGTGAATAAATATGGTGGAACTGTTATTCAGCATATACATGAACCTTATGTTGAGAATAAAAACCATTATGGTACCTTCCAGAAGAGATGGTTATATCTCTTTGAATATATCCAAGGGAATATTTTGAAAAAATGTGATGTTGTTATTTTATCATCTCAAGAGGCTTGTGGTCTGTTTAATAAAAGATATTCGGGTTTTAAAGGTAAAAAAATAATTATTCCCCTTCTTTATGAGGATTTAGGAAAAGATTTGATTCATTCCGAAAGAAAATATCTAAATTTTATAGGACCCCCAGTAACTGCTAAGAATCCTGAGAAGTTTCTTGAAATCGTTAGTAACAGTCGAAGTATGGGATTTAATTTCTTAATAATTTCTAGGGAAAAAATTAATGACAAAAAATATTATCAGTATGATAATTTAGAGGTATTCCAAAATGAAAAAATAAGTGATAATTCACTTGGAAATTTCATGAAAAAAAGTATACTAACTATAACTCCTTATAAAACGGCTAGACAAAGTGCTGTAGTGGCCACTGCATTTATGTATGGGACTCCAGTTTTGGCAACAAATATTGGTGGTTTAAATGAGAGTATTATTCATAAAAAAACCGGATATCTTGTTGATATAGATTCTGACATATCCGAGTGGGTTAATGGTTTGGTATATATTAAAAATAATATAAAAAGATTATCTAAAGATAGTCGTGATTTTTTTGAGAAAAATTATTCAGAAATTAATTGGCCAAAATATTTTAAAGAGGTATTTGAAATTTCAGACTGA
- a CDS encoding NAD-dependent epimerase/dehydratase family protein yields the protein MDYNDYSNKTVLVTGGAGCVGSNLTRKLSEYAEKVIILDNLDSAYEWNIPEVENLHFVKGDILDDEMLKRVFKEKPDYVFHLAAHFANQNSVDNPELDLMVNGMGILKVLEYAHLVGVERFVYSSSGCGVYGLDSKMPFEEHDISISLHTPYQVTKLIGELYTNYFHNLYGLPIVNARFFNVFGPGEVPGKYRNVIPNFMYWSMTNQSLPITGDGSETRDWTYVDDIVNGLIAMGIVEEAIGEAINLGSATETRVIDMANMVNELTGNTEGIAYAARRDWDAKTRLLSSIEKARKILDYNPQTTFKDGLKKTHSWFVENWDDIERSAEF from the coding sequence GTGGATTATAATGATTACAGTAATAAAACAGTTTTAGTGACTGGTGGTGCTGGTTGTGTAGGGAGCAACCTCACCCGGAAACTATCAGAATACGCAGAGAAAGTTATAATATTAGATAATCTTGATTCAGCTTACGAATGGAATATTCCCGAAGTTGAAAATCTACACTTCGTAAAAGGGGACATTCTTGATGATGAGATGCTCAAGCGTGTCTTTAAGGAGAAACCAGACTATGTTTTCCATCTGGCAGCTCATTTTGCCAACCAAAACTCGGTAGATAACCCCGAACTGGATCTCATGGTGAATGGGATGGGTATATTAAAAGTTTTAGAGTACGCACATCTTGTGGGAGTGGAACGCTTTGTTTACTCTTCATCGGGATGTGGAGTATATGGTCTGGACTCTAAAATGCCATTTGAAGAACATGATATTTCTATTAGTTTACATACTCCTTACCAGGTTACCAAGCTCATTGGAGAACTTTACACTAATTATTTCCACAATCTCTATGGGTTACCTATTGTTAATGCCCGATTTTTCAACGTGTTTGGACCTGGAGAAGTTCCAGGAAAATACCGTAATGTAATTCCCAACTTCATGTACTGGTCCATGACTAACCAGTCACTACCTATCACTGGGGATGGTTCAGAAACCAGGGATTGGACTTATGTAGATGATATTGTTAATGGTCTCATAGCCATGGGAATAGTTGAAGAGGCCATTGGAGAAGCAATTAACCTTGGATCTGCTACTGAGACCAGGGTTATTGATATGGCGAACATGGTGAATGAGTTAACCGGTAACACCGAGGGAATTGCCTACGCAGCCCGCCGGGACTGGGATGCCAAAACCAGACTTCTTTCATCCATTGAAAAGGCCAGAAAAATCCTGGATTACAATCCACAGACAACCTTTAAAGATGGTTTGAAGAAAACCCATTCATGGTTTGTGGAAAACTGGGATGACATCGAGCGAAGCGCAGAATTCTAG
- a CDS encoding NAD-dependent epimerase/dehydratase family protein, which produces MKIIIAGGAGFVGRNLVRVMLQNGFKENEIVVIDFNQENLEYFREYNIKTLFADLSKKGEWEKEFENSDYLINLAAQISSPEYEPFHRNNVLNTQNLINAAKENGTKRIIHFSSAAVLSVRKDDYANTKSEGENLVKDSGLEYCIIRPSLMYGPTDDKNIGYLIKFAKKFPFFPIPGNGKWPRQPIYIDDMCLLIISLVKDFPKNQIYGINGREVIYFKDMIKIVLNEVDGFHFRLFLPVSVFKFAMMFYQKLIGNEEFTTDQVDSLTAEEVFPDYAWWDEFNITPTSFQEGVKKMIEVESNIG; this is translated from the coding sequence ATGAAAATAATAATTGCTGGAGGGGCAGGATTCGTAGGTAGAAATTTGGTAAGAGTAATGCTCCAAAATGGATTTAAGGAAAATGAGATTGTTGTTATTGATTTCAACCAGGAAAACTTAGAATATTTTAGAGAATATAATATCAAAACGCTTTTCGCGGACTTATCTAAAAAAGGAGAATGGGAAAAAGAATTCGAAAATTCTGATTATTTAATAAACCTTGCTGCGCAGATTTCATCACCCGAATACGAACCATTTCATCGTAATAATGTTTTGAATACTCAAAACCTTATTAATGCGGCCAAAGAAAACGGTACAAAAAGAATTATTCATTTCAGTTCTGCTGCAGTATTATCTGTGCGAAAAGATGATTATGCCAATACTAAATCAGAAGGAGAAAATTTGGTTAAAGATAGTGGACTGGAATACTGTATTATTAGGCCATCGCTTATGTATGGACCAACTGATGACAAAAATATTGGTTATTTAATTAAGTTTGCCAAAAAATTCCCATTTTTCCCCATACCTGGGAATGGTAAATGGCCTAGACAGCCAATTTATATTGATGATATGTGCCTACTAATTATTTCGCTAGTTAAAGATTTCCCAAAAAATCAAATATATGGTATAAATGGTAGAGAAGTGATTTACTTTAAAGACATGATAAAAATTGTTTTAAATGAAGTTGATGGTTTCCACTTTAGATTGTTCCTTCCAGTTAGTGTATTTAAATTTGCAATGATGTTTTACCAGAAATTAATTGGGAATGAAGAATTTACTACTGACCAAGTTGATTCTCTAACAGCTGAAGAAGTATTTCCCGATTATGCATGGTGGGATGAATTCAATATCACCCCCACTAGCTTTCAGGAAGGTGTTAAAAAAATGATTGAAGTAGAAAGTAACATTGGGTGA
- a CDS encoding glycosyltransferase → METIESNKSLKILQVISTPPFAWSTGGCARVSFDLSKELVKRGHDVTILTTNMLEPNQRYSKKDIEHIDGIRFIRFDYVSDKLAWKYKIYLSLGIINYLKNHVMEYDIVHLQDLISIHAICTAKYCQKFNVPYVSSAHGSLNWLFERKIINTLYNKFFASYILENASRLIALNNTELSLYEKFGLNKKKVQIIPNGISLVKEDILQKKGLFRIKYQINEDQNIILYLGRIHESKGIDLLIRAFSDLKTSVNKSKLVIVGPDDGFMPKIETLVKKLKIKNDVIFTGPLYGDEKKMAYLDADIFVTPSFTGFPITFLEACSLKTPIITTKNADTLNWIDYQVGFVVPYTQKDLKDAMFNILNDKNLENTFADNCVEMVKKRFTWNIIAENLEKLYLDIIISRGSI, encoded by the coding sequence ATGGAAACAATAGAAAGTAATAAGTCTCTTAAGATTCTTCAAGTAATTTCAACACCTCCCTTTGCATGGTCTACTGGAGGTTGTGCTCGTGTTTCTTTTGATTTATCAAAGGAACTTGTAAAGAGAGGACATGATGTTACAATATTAACAACAAATATGTTGGAACCAAATCAGAGGTATTCAAAAAAAGATATAGAACATATTGATGGAATTCGTTTTATAAGATTTGATTATGTTAGTGATAAGTTAGCTTGGAAGTATAAGATTTACCTATCTCTAGGAATAATTAATTATTTAAAAAATCATGTCATGGAATATGATATTGTCCATTTACAGGATTTAATATCGATTCATGCTATTTGTACTGCAAAATATTGCCAAAAATTCAATGTTCCGTATGTATCCTCAGCACATGGTTCATTAAATTGGTTATTTGAAAGAAAAATAATCAATACATTATATAATAAATTTTTTGCAAGTTATATTCTAGAAAATGCAAGTAGATTGATAGCATTAAATAATACAGAATTATCACTTTATGAAAAATTTGGCCTTAACAAAAAGAAAGTTCAAATTATTCCAAATGGTATTTCTTTAGTTAAAGAAGATATTTTACAAAAAAAAGGTTTATTTAGAATAAAATATCAAATTAATGAAGACCAAAATATCATTTTGTATTTGGGCAGAATCCATGAATCAAAGGGTATCGATTTACTTATTCGTGCATTTTCAGATTTGAAAACTAGTGTAAATAAATCTAAATTGGTAATTGTCGGTCCAGATGATGGTTTTATGCCCAAAATTGAAACTCTAGTTAAAAAATTAAAAATTAAGAATGATGTCATATTTACCGGGCCGTTATATGGGGATGAGAAAAAAATGGCCTATCTTGATGCTGATATTTTTGTAACACCAAGTTTTACGGGATTTCCCATAACTTTTTTAGAAGCTTGTTCTTTAAAAACTCCAATAATTACCACTAAAAATGCAGATACCTTAAATTGGATAGATTATCAAGTAGGTTTTGTGGTACCCTATACTCAAAAAGATCTTAAAGATGCAATGTTCAATATATTAAATGATAAAAACCTTGAAAACACATTTGCCGATAATTGTGTAGAAATGGTAAAAAAAAGGTTTACATGGAATATAATAGCAGAAAATTTAGAAAAATTGTATTTAGATATAATAATTAGCAGAGGTAGCATATGA
- a CDS encoding NAD-dependent epimerase/dehydratase family protein, whose translation MESKKILVTGGAGFIGTNLVHELEGRGHEVFAVDLLHNNRDNYQRCDVRNYRQLERLFDNNEFEYVYHLAAEYGRWNGEGYYENLWQTNVIGTKHMIRLQEKLGFRMIFFSSAEVYGDYTGRMTEDVMVKNPIKDTYQMNDYAITKWAGELMCMNSATMFDTETVRVRPVNCYGPHEEYSPFKGFIPIFIYKALHNQPYTVYKGHKRIIDYVEDTAFTFANIVDNFIPGEVYNVGGRTEWEKDIKDYSDIVLNAVGRDDSLVTYEEAEDFTTQVKTIDFSKAIKDLKHDPKINPEEGIKKTVEWMRWFYRVED comes from the coding sequence ATCGAATCTAAGAAAATATTAGTAACTGGCGGAGCAGGATTCATAGGAACCAACCTTGTCCATGAATTGGAAGGAAGAGGCCATGAAGTTTTTGCTGTGGACCTATTACATAATAACAGAGACAACTACCAAAGATGTGACGTGCGTAACTACCGACAACTAGAACGTCTATTTGATAACAATGAATTTGAATATGTATATCATCTAGCTGCAGAATACGGTCGCTGGAACGGAGAAGGATATTATGAAAACCTGTGGCAAACTAATGTAATCGGAACCAAACATATGATTCGATTACAGGAAAAACTGGGTTTTAGAATGATATTCTTCTCATCTGCAGAGGTTTATGGGGATTACACCGGAAGAATGACCGAAGATGTGATGGTAAAAAATCCCATTAAAGACACTTACCAGATGAATGATTATGCCATAACCAAATGGGCAGGGGAGCTCATGTGTATGAACTCCGCCACCATGTTTGACACGGAAACTGTACGGGTACGCCCGGTAAACTGTTACGGGCCCCACGAAGAATATTCTCCATTCAAAGGTTTCATACCAATTTTTATTTATAAAGCACTACATAATCAACCCTACACAGTTTACAAAGGACATAAACGTATCATTGATTATGTGGAAGATACGGCCTTTACCTTTGCCAATATTGTGGATAATTTCATCCCTGGTGAAGTATACAATGTGGGTGGACGTACAGAATGGGAGAAAGATATTAAGGACTATTCGGACATAGTACTGAATGCTGTTGGCCGTGATGATTCTTTAGTTACCTATGAAGAGGCAGAGGACTTCACCACACAGGTTAAAACCATTGATTTTTCCAAGGCAATAAAGGATTTAAAGCACGATCCTAAAATAAATCCTGAAGAAGGGATTAAGAAAACTGTAGAATGGATGCGATGGTTCTACAGGGTAGAAGATTAA
- a CDS encoding glycosyltransferase family 4 protein, which produces MKILMVVAYFPPEIGSAAHVYYDLARAFIKKGHEVHVLTSYPREFNLDKRDMGKTFHYYEKMDGIEVHRSKHFSIRDFPLFRGLEHFILPYQYFREYKRMNTKFDVCLMYIPPLPLYQLANKIRKYDGTPSILNYQDFHPQELIDVNYGGIQRNLIMIKLLEYMEKKSYKTADYITVLSEGGIDYVVNKGADPSKVTHIYNGIHPSDIEIFEAHKDFKKKENIEDKFLISYAGILSPFQGIDNILNVAKELKDHKDIIFYLAGDGMIKEHLEDRINNENISNLKLLPFQPREEYFNLVNSSDISIVSLDERMLAPCLPGKLTNLLSLKQPIISIVSPEAETAHFIELANCGILVEPGDVLGFKNAILKLKEDSVLKKTLGNNGRNFVEKKMNLDKNVEVYQKIINKLY; this is translated from the coding sequence ATGAAAATATTGATGGTAGTAGCTTACTTTCCACCTGAAATTGGGAGTGCTGCACATGTTTACTATGATTTAGCTAGAGCATTTATAAAAAAAGGTCATGAAGTTCATGTTTTGACTTCTTATCCTCGTGAATTCAATTTAGATAAAAGAGATATGGGAAAAACATTTCATTACTATGAGAAAATGGATGGAATTGAGGTGCACCGTTCTAAACATTTTTCTATAAGGGATTTTCCTCTTTTTAGGGGATTAGAACATTTTATTTTACCATATCAATATTTTAGAGAATATAAACGGATGAACACGAAATTTGATGTTTGTCTTATGTACATTCCACCTCTACCTCTATACCAATTAGCGAATAAAATAAGAAAATATGATGGCACACCATCTATCCTTAATTATCAGGATTTTCATCCACAGGAACTTATTGATGTGAATTATGGGGGAATACAACGAAATCTTATCATGATAAAACTTTTGGAGTACATGGAAAAGAAATCTTACAAGACTGCCGATTATATTACTGTTTTATCTGAGGGGGGAATAGATTATGTCGTAAATAAAGGTGCAGATCCTTCTAAGGTGACTCACATATATAATGGAATCCATCCTTCGGACATTGAAATTTTTGAAGCCCACAAAGATTTCAAGAAAAAAGAAAATATCGAAGATAAATTTCTCATATCTTACGCAGGGATTTTATCCCCATTTCAAGGCATAGATAATATCCTTAATGTTGCTAAAGAATTAAAAGATCATAAAGATATTATATTTTATTTAGCGGGAGATGGGATGATAAAAGAACATCTGGAAGACCGAATCAATAATGAGAACATTTCTAACCTTAAACTTTTACCATTCCAACCTCGTGAAGAATATTTTAACTTAGTAAACTCTTCAGATATATCAATTGTATCATTAGATGAGAGAATGTTAGCCCCCTGTTTACCTGGAAAATTAACCAACCTATTATCACTAAAACAACCTATTATTAGTATTGTTTCTCCTGAAGCTGAGACTGCTCATTTTATCGAACTTGCCAATTGTGGCATTCTTGTTGAACCAGGTGATGTTCTTGGATTTAAAAATGCCATATTAAAATTAAAGGAAGATTCCGTTTTGAAAAAAACATTAGGGAATAATGGTAGAAACTTTGTTGAAAAAAAGATGAATTTGGATAAAAATGTTGAAGTCTACCAAAAAATTATAAATAAACTTTATTGA